Sequence from the Saccharopolyspora pogona genome:
ACCCGCAGGCGGTGGTGCGGGTCGGCTACGGCTCGCCAACACCCGCGACCCCGCGTCGTGACCTGCGGGAATTGCTGATCGACGACTAGCGCTTCCAACGGGTTCCGCCGTGAGCGGCTGGGCGGAAGGATGCCGGATGCAGGCGTTCGACGTGGTGGGCATCGACGGCTCGGACGTCGCGGCGGATGCGGTCAGATGGGCCGCAGCGGACGCCGCGCTTCACCGGGCAGCGTTGCGGCTGGTATGCGTCGTTGCTGGTGGGGCGGATGATGCTGGTGATGGGATGCCGACGTCGCCGAACGTTCTCGACGTCATCGAGAACCAGCGCCGCCGATGGCTGTCGCAGGCGGCGGAGCTGGCCGCGACGGTCGTCGGCGACGTGGCGATCACCCAGGAACTACGCCACGGCAAGCCGGCTGCGGTCCTCGTCGAGGAGTCGGCCGGGGCTCGGCGGGTCGTCGTCGGCACCCGCGGCCTGGGTGACGCCACCGGGGTGAAAAGGGCGTTGGGGTCCACGGCGGAAACCGTCGCCATGCTGGCGCAGTGCCCGGTGGTCGTCGTCCCGGCTGCCCGGACGGATCCCGACGTGGCACGAACTCGGCCGGTCGTCGTCGGAGTGGCCGGATCGGCGGTCAGCGAGCGCGCCCTGGAGGCCGCGTTCGAGGAAGCGTCCGTGCGGCGCGTTCCGCTGGTGGCCCTCCACGTGTGGAGCGACACCGCCATCGACGAATGGTTCGCCCTGGACGCGGAACGTGACTGGGATGCGATCGAGGCAAGAGAAGGCATGCTGCTCGCCGAGCGGCTGGCGGGGTGGCAGGAGCGGTACCCGGACGTGCAGGTGCAGCGCGTCGTGGAGCGGGACCGACCGGTGCGGTTCCTGGCCTTGCA
This genomic interval carries:
- a CDS encoding universal stress protein gives rise to the protein MQAFDVVGIDGSDVAADAVRWAAADAALHRAALRLVCVVAGGADDAGDGMPTSPNVLDVIENQRRRWLSQAAELAATVVGDVAITQELRHGKPAAVLVEESAGARRVVVGTRGLGDATGVKRALGSTAETVAMLAQCPVVVVPAARTDPDVARTRPVVVGVAGSAVSERALEAAFEEASVRRVPLVALHVWSDTAIDEWFALDAERDWDAIEAREGMLLAERLAGWQERYPDVQVQRVVERDRPVRFLALHGADAQLIVVGSRGRGGLTGMLLGSTSRALVHSAPCPVLVVRAG